The Spiroplasma citri genomic sequence AAATTATCAATATATCCATTTTCAATAAACGAACTACGATTTTGAAACACTGGCACCAAAGCACTTGCAAAAAACGACTGTAAAAACTTAGATAAATCAAACTGACCGCTAAACTGTTGATAATACTTTAAATAAATTACCGCTAATAAATTACGCGGATAATTTATTCATTTTCTTTTAAATTATTAATTACTATCTTATTTACAGTATTAATAACAATATCTTTTCCATACTTAGTTACTAAGGACCGCAAAATAAAATAATGTTTCTTTTCAATAAAAAATCAACTCCTTTCAGAATTGATTTGTTGCACTTCGATTACATGATGCCATTAATAAGTTGTGGTGCATCATTAGTTATTTTTGTTAACAAATTTGTATATTTTTCACCACGAAGTCATAAATATAGGTTATAAATAAAAGATGACGCATTTGCCGCACTATTGACATAAGCATTTGTCGCAAAACCAATAACACGATATTGAAAACCATAAATACTAAAAAGGTCATAAAGCTTGATTTTATTATGTGAAGCATAAGAACTATTAATAATAATTGGCGGGTAATCATCGGCTAGCCTTATAATTTAAAAATTCTTGATAACTTCCTTTTACCATAATTGATGTTGTTCAATAATATGGTTGCACACTTTGAATATAAAAGTTTTCTGCTTTAAAAATTATCGTAAAGGCGCATTGTTTCGTTCATTAAAGCACGGTCAGCAACTGAACCAATAATAACGGAATTTAATCACGATAATCAGCATTACTAAAAAAGTATGCACTATCAGGAACAATACTACTACTAAAGTTTAATATTACTTCACCTTTTGCCTTTAATTGTTCTATAAAATATGAATTTGAACTGTTTGAAGCAAGCCATTTTCCTGGCTGGTTACTTTCTGAATCCAATATAATTTGATAAATATCTTCGCCATTGGGTTTTAACTGAAAATAAGAACTTTCTACCTTATTAGTATCTAGTTTCCCATCATCGTTAATATAATTAATATTATTTAAACCATATGATAAATTTTGATTAATAAATTTTGATTATTTAAAACAATTTTTAAATTATGATTAAATTGAAGTGAAATATTAGTATTATACAAGTTGTTTCCAATCAATGCTAATTGATCCGTACTTAAACTACTTGACATAATCATTCCGCCAAACAAGGTAATAATAATTCCTAACATTAAAAATAGCCCTAAAACTTGTAAACTATTTCTAGTAAAAATTAATCAAAAATTCTTAAATAAATGTCTTATCCGCATCACTTTTCATCTCCATATACTTAAATTAGTTTAATCATATTACATTTTTGTTTATTTTTCGAAATGATATTTTGATTTTGTTGCTAATTTTTGTAATGCATCACGAGCTGCTAATTGCTCAGCTTCTTTATGAGTATAACCGCATCCTTCACCATACCGAATCCCCCCAATTTCTGCAACCACAGTATATAAAACTCGATTTCCTTCTAACGGTTGTGATTCTTTAATCAATTTATATTCTAATGTTCGAGCATCACCAGCCTGTAAAAATTCTTGTAATTCAGTTTTATAATCTCGAATTTTGTCAAAAAAACCAGGATTAGAAACCATTCTAATAAGAGTATTATTAATAAAAGTACGAACGACATCTTCACCTAAATCAAGATATAATGCAGCAATCATTGATTCATAAATATCAGCTAAAATACGATTTTTTTCATATCCTTTTGTTTTAATTTCTCCTTTACCTAATAATAAGAAAGGTGCTCAATTCATTCGACGAACTAATTCTGCTAATGTTCCTTCACGAACAATTTTACTACGTAAATTAGTAATTTCACCTTCATTTTTATCAGGAAAACTTAAAAATAAGTACAAGGAAATTTCTTTTGCTAAAATTGCATCGCCCAAAAATTCCATTCGTTGATAAGTATAACTTAAATTATGCTCATTTGCATAAGAATTATGGGTTAATGCTTCTAAATAATATTGTCGTTCTTTAATAAAAACATGATATTGTTTAAAAAAAGCTTTTAATTCAATAAAA encodes the following:
- the rnc gene encoding ribonuclease III, coding for MQFINKQSEQLFIELKAFFKQYHVFIKERQYYLEALTHNSYANEHNLSYTYQRMEFLGDAILAKEISLYLFLSFPDKNEGEITNLRSKIVREGTLAELVRRMNWAPFLLLGKGEIKTKGYEKNRILADIYESMIAALYLDLGEDVVRTFINNTLIRMVSNPGFFDKIRDYKTELQEFLQAGDARTLEYKLIKESQPLEGNRVLYTVVAEIGGIRYGEGCGYTHKEAEQLAARDALQKLATKSKYHFEK